The Drosophila sechellia strain sech25 chromosome 2L, ASM438219v1, whole genome shotgun sequence region GCCCTTCATCTTCTGCATGGCCTTTTGCAGTGCGCAGATTAGTTTGTCGTCCTGACCAGCCATGTCCCGTTGACCTCCAccgcctccgcctcctccaCAAACACTGGCACACGAGCTGGGCTCTTCGCTACAGGGATCCGTGGCGCTGCCAGCTGGAGCACAAGGACCGATGCCACACATATACGGCGACAGGTTGTCCTCGTCGACGGTGGTGGTCATGGCCAGCTCCTTGTAGTGCCGATGGGAGCCGAAGTTCTGCAGCTGCACCGCTCTGTTCATCATGGTGTGCAGCTTGATGTTCTCCTGCTCCATGCAGATCCTCAGCCGCTTGATCTCTCGCAGTTCGTTGCGGGTCTTGCAGGGCTTGGCGCACATGTCCATGATGTTGCTCTTGATGTCCTGGATGATCTTGTTCTGGCAGTCGATCTCCTTGATCAGCGCCAGGTACTCCATGTACATGCGCTTCTGCTCGGGATCGTCGGAGGACTCGCCCAGCTTGGAGAAGAGGTCCTCGTCGGGCCCCTCCTCCATCATGTGCTGTTCGCCGAGGTACTGGTTCTCATCGTCCTCGTACTCGCCGCCCTCATCGGTGTACTCCGTGTTCTCTGCCATCGCGATTTAGATTCACTTATCGATTCGGCCAAAAATggttaaaattttttttttttgatttttatatttgGCTAGATTAACTAACGATTTTAGGGTACGTATATTCTGCGAAAATTTTAACACATACTCTGAAAAAATTTCGAAACAAGTCTTGGGACGAATAAGTTGTTTTCTTCGTGATCGAATAAAATGAACTGAAAAATCCACGGACACTCGGCCTGGACAGTTGGCAACAGATTTGGAATGGCCTGCTCCGACTTTGGAGAATCGAACGAAAGATCCCGGAAAACTGGATTGGGATCGAGGACTTGCTTCGTCGAGGTGGATTGGCGGAGTCCTCGCTCACAGGATGATAAGGAAAGTGTCCTTCGGGAGGAATGTGTATCGAGGCATTTATTCGGCGAAACAAACAACTATATTTACTACTGCCGCTACTTGAATTGGTTCAAAATCAAAACCCAGTGCGACTTAAAGGAAATGGTAtatcttaaaaaatatttttaaatctaTACGAAAATATGCTGTGAAACATATGGAATTTTTTCCTCTGTACTTACTAATATACAATTAgtatataaaaaagaaaatgttttacggcgaaatgggaaatggaaaggGTACTTAATaggtatataaatatgtaaattattATTCTGATGGGAGATGTGTGTTATTATCTAAGCATTAGTTACCTTAAGGATATAATCAATCCTCGAACAGCGTTATTTTCCAGAAGGCAGATGCCATTTGAGTAGGCGTAACGCCCAATTTTCTATCAAATAATTTTCGTCACGTCCTAcgtaaaattaatatttttgggAATTGAATGTGTCATAaggtttttaaaaaaattctcTGTTCGCCAAAAACAGTGCAAAAAATTACACAAGTGCAACATTAACCAAATAGGCTAAATTTTCGTAGATGTTAAAGCCATCCAGGCGACCATTAGCCACCAGACAACGATCACTTCGATTCCGTCCACACAATCGCAAAGGAACATCATCTAGTAACACCTCGATGGGACTGGACTTCGAGCTGGATGAGAAGAACGGAGATCAGGCAGATGAAATTGAAAAGAGTAGCTATGTCAGCCTCTCCAGGCAGAACTCCAAAGTACACGATACGAGAAGTGCCAGCAGCTTGGACTTCGGGGAGCACTGTAGTCCCAGTATTACGAAATTACCCAAGAACAGCAGGGAAGGTAAGGAGGTCAACCTAATCATGAGTGATGGAGAGCCGGAAGATTACAGAAGGGGTCAGGGCTCGAAGAGAAGGTTGCCGGACTCGGAAGCCCTTGGCAGCAAGCTGAAGGAGGAACTGTGCAAGTACAAGCAGGAGCTCAAGGACTACAACGAAAGCACCAAGGATCTGGAGGAGAAGTACATGAAAATCAACTACGAGCTGTGCGAAATGCAGCAGAAGCACGATCAGTTCGTGTCCAGCAGGAAGCAAGCCCATCAAGTGGATCTGGGAAGTGAGCCCGATCCCGATGGATTTTATAGCTCTGCCAGCAGTGTCACCTCGCAGACGACCATCAGACGAAAGAGCCCCCAAATCCTGCGCAGCAATACCAGTTTCATGACCGTTCTATCGGCCCAGAGTTCCTGCGTCGAAATCGATAGAAAGAAATACGCGTCCGAAAGGAGTACACATCAGCAGATTCACCATCGGCACAAGGACGATCTGCCATCACAGGTGAACAGCGTTTTTGACAGCCGTATTGTGGAAACACTGGCAAACCGCCACGTAAAGCGCAGTAAGAGATCCTTGGAGCAGGACGATCGGGAAAGGGAGCCAGCATCCTTCAAGGATGTCTACAATGTGCTGAAAGATGTGATCAACACCTCACCGGTATGAATTAGCTATTACCTAAATGGAATTATAAACTAAAACCTTCCTTAATCAGGACCAGAAGTACAAGCATGAACGGGATCGGGGTAGGGGCAGAGACAGGGACAGGGACAGGGACTCTGGAGACCTAAGCCAGCTCCTTACCACCATTAAGGGCCTGAAGAGCGAGCAGGTCCAGTTTCGAACGCTCAttcggcagcagcaggagaGGATATCGGACTACCACACACGGTGTGTGAAAGCCCAGGACATCATGAGCACCCAGAAGCAGGAGATCGAGAAGCTGCACGTGAATAACAAGCAGTTGGAGTCGAGCATCTACCATGACATAGACAGTCTGCGATCCAAGATAGACAACAAACTGAAAAGTGTCTCCCATTTGCCGAAGATGATGCGAGACGAGCACTCCAAGTACGAGACGGTAATGCGGGAAAATTGTCTGCTGGCGGATAAACTTCATGCCCTCCAACAGGAAGCCATGCAGCTGAAGGTCAAGATAGATGAACTGGGCCGCCGAAAGCTGGTCACCACCAACCGGCTGAAGGCGGCGGAAAGGGATCTGAAGATTTTCAAGAACTACAACTCAGCCTTGAAGACGGAGAAGCGGAAACTGACCCAGGAGTTGTCCACCATGAAGGATCAACTGGAGCAGCTCCAGGCGAGCAGCAAGAGGCAACTTTCCCGCCATCGCGAGCAGAGCGAAAAGCAGCGCAGGGATCTGCAGAAGAAGATCTACGACCTCGAATTGAAGC contains the following coding sequences:
- the LOC6613252 gene encoding gamma-taxilin isoform X3, coding for MACSDFGESNERSRKTGLGSRTCFVEVDWRSPRSQDDKESVLREECVSRHLFGETNNYIYYCRYLNWFKIKTQCDLKEMMLKPSRRPLATRQRSLRFRPHNRKGTSSSNTSMGLDFELDEKNGDQADEIEKSSYVSLSRQNSKVHDTRSASSLDFGEHCSPSITKLPKNSREGKEVNLIMSDGEPEDYRRGQGSKRRLPDSEALGSKLKEELCKYKQELKDYNESTKDLEEKYMKINYELCEMQQKHDQFVSSRKQAHQVDLGSEPDPDGFYSSASSVTSQTTIRRKSPQILRSNTSFMTVLSAQSSCVEIDRKKYASERSTHQQIHHRHKDDLPSQVNSVFDSRIVETLANRHVKRSKRSLEQDDREREPASFKDVYNVLKDVINTSPDQKYKHERDRGRGRDRDRDRDSGDLSQLLTTIKGLKSEQVQFRTLIRQQQERISDYHTRCVKAQDIMSTQKQEIEKLHVNNKQLESSIYHDIDSLRSKIDNKLKSVSHLPKMMRDEHSKYETVMRENCLLADKLHALQQEAMQLKVKIDELGRRKLVTTNRLKAAERDLKIFKNYNSALKTEKRKLTQELSTMKDQLEQLQASSKRQLSRHREQSEKQRRDLQKKIYDLELKLSRSQNSTSSLIQERDSLIAELQTQLHTLVHNFEVSQKHIRVLRRHIYSMTNPGCTGIVGSGSAGIAHSTSGGSHRPSLIRINQLPQGTSNGRFAAPRTLKATI
- the LOC6613252 gene encoding gamma-taxilin isoform X2, which encodes MLKPSRRPLATRQRSLRFRPHNRKGTSSSNTSMGLDFELDEKNGDQADEIEKSSYVSLSRQNSKVHDTRSASSLDFGEHCSPSITKLPKNSREGKEVNLIMSDGEPEDYRRGQGSKRRLPDSEALGSKLKEELCKYKQELKDYNESTKDLEEKYMKINYELCEMQQKHDQFVSSRKQAHQVDLGSEPDPDGFYSSASSVTSQTTIRRKSPQILRSNTSFMTVLSAQSSCVEIDRKKYASERSTHQQIHHRHKDDLPSQVNSVFDSRIVETLANRHVKRSKRSLEQDDREREPASFKDVYNVLKDVINTSPDQKYKHERDRGRGRDRDRDRDSGDLSQLLTTIKGLKSEQVQFRTLIRQQQERISDYHTRCVKAQDIMSTQKQEIEKLHVNNKQLESSIYHDIDSLRSKIDNKLKSVSHLPKMMRDEHSKYETEAMQLKVKIDELGRRKLVTTNRLKAAERDLKIFKNYNSALKTEKRKLTQELSTMKDQLEQLQASSKRQLSRHREQSEKQRRDLQKKIYDLELKLSRSQNSTSSLIQERDSLIAELQTQLHTLVHNFEVSQKHIRVLRRHIYSMTNPGCTGIVGSGSAGIAHSTSGGSHRPSLIRINQLPQGTSNGRFAAPRTLKATI
- the LOC6613252 gene encoding gamma-taxilin isoform X1, with protein sequence MLKPSRRPLATRQRSLRFRPHNRKGTSSSNTSMGLDFELDEKNGDQADEIEKSSYVSLSRQNSKVHDTRSASSLDFGEHCSPSITKLPKNSREGKEVNLIMSDGEPEDYRRGQGSKRRLPDSEALGSKLKEELCKYKQELKDYNESTKDLEEKYMKINYELCEMQQKHDQFVSSRKQAHQVDLGSEPDPDGFYSSASSVTSQTTIRRKSPQILRSNTSFMTVLSAQSSCVEIDRKKYASERSTHQQIHHRHKDDLPSQVNSVFDSRIVETLANRHVKRSKRSLEQDDREREPASFKDVYNVLKDVINTSPDQKYKHERDRGRGRDRDRDRDSGDLSQLLTTIKGLKSEQVQFRTLIRQQQERISDYHTRCVKAQDIMSTQKQEIEKLHVNNKQLESSIYHDIDSLRSKIDNKLKSVSHLPKMMRDEHSKYETVMRENCLLADKLHALQQEAMQLKVKIDELGRRKLVTTNRLKAAERDLKIFKNYNSALKTEKRKLTQELSTMKDQLEQLQASSKRQLSRHREQSEKQRRDLQKKIYDLELKLSRSQNSTSSLIQERDSLIAELQTQLHTLVHNFEVSQKHIRVLRRHIYSMTNPGCTGIVGSGSAGIAHSTSGGSHRPSLIRINQLPQGTSNGRFAAPRTLKATI